One stretch of Phocoena phocoena chromosome 10, mPhoPho1.1, whole genome shotgun sequence DNA includes these proteins:
- the FAM8A1 gene encoding protein FAM8A1 — protein MAEGPEKARGRPPGQDDGGGDHEPVPSRRGLPAAAPRPRDGPQAEPQAPGRPPALGLGRPAAATEESEPPREPESGREAGSGSGSGPGSGSQAPAGCEAPEAAAPREKPARLSAREYSRQVHEWLWQSYCGYLTWHSGLAAFPAYCSPQPPAPSYLAGAGAAAAPASGPPPLQLGYYNPFYFLSAAAAGPEPPASAGLTASAPVAGPGARAPHVQPPARAAPATRVGPAAASRAPSETGRQAGREYVIPSLAHRFMAEMVDFFILFFIKATIVLSIMHLSGIKDISKFAMHYIIEEIDEDTSMEDLQKMMVVALIYRLLVCFYEIICIWGAGGATPGKFLLGLRVVTCDTSVLIAPSRVLVIPSSNVSITTSTIRALIKNFSIASFFPAFITLLFFQHNRTAYDIVAGTIVVKRNGVR, from the exons ATGGCGGAGGGGCCGGAGAAAGCCCGAGGCCGCCCTCCCGGGCAGGACGACGGCGGAGGGGACCACGAGCCCGTTCCTTCCCGAAGAGGCCTTCCCGCCGCCGCCCCACGGCCCCGGGACGGGCCGCAGGCCGAACCCCAGGCTCCGGGccggcccccagccctgggcctcgGTCGCCCCGCGGCCGCCACCGAGGAGTCGGAGCCGCCGCGCGAGCCCGAGAGTGGCAGGGAGGCGGGCTCCGGCTCTGGCTCCGGCCCCGGCTCTGGCTCGCAGGCACCGGCAGGCTGCGAGGCGCCCGAGGCGGCGGCGCCGCGGGAGAAGCCGGCGCGGCTGAGCGCCCGAGAGTACTCCCGGCAGGTGCACGAGTGGCTGTGGCAGTCCTACTGCGGCTACCTCACCTGGCACAGCGGCCTGGCCGCCTTCCCCGCCTACTGCAGCCCCCAGCCGCCTGCGCCCAGCTACCTCGCGGGcgccggcgccgccgccgccccggccTCCGGGCCGCCGCCCCTGCAGCTGGGCTATTACAACCCCTTCTACTTCCTGAGCGCCGCGGCCGCCGGGCCCGAGCCGCCGGCCTCCGCCGGCCTCACCGCCTCGGCTCCGGTCGCCGGCCCGGGAGCCCGCGCGCCTCACGTGCAGCCGCCGGCCCGGGCAGCCCCCGCGACGAGGGTAGGACCCGCCGCTGCCTCGCGAGCTCCGAGCGAGACCGGGCGGCAGGCAG gtAGAGAGTATGTTATTCCATCCTTGGCCCACAGATTCATGGCAGAGATGGTggatttctttattctcttctttatAAAAGCAACCATTGTCTTAAGCATTATGCACCTCAGTGGAATAAA GGATATCTCTAAGTTTGCTATGCATTATATAATAGAAGAAATAGATGAAGACACATCAATGGAAGACTTGCAGAAAATGATGGTTGTGGCGCTTATATACAGATTATTAGTTTGTTTCTATGAG ATAATTTGCATTTGGGGAGCAGGTGGAGCCACCCCAGGGAAGTTCCTGCTAGGGCTTCGAGTTGTGACATGCGATACGTCAGTGCTTATTGCGCCAAGTCGGGTTTTAGTGATTCCTTCCTCAAATGTTAGCATTACAAC gtCCACTATACGAGCTTTGATCAAGAATTTTTCTATTGCTTCTTTTTTCCCTGCTTTCATCACACTGCTGTTTTTTCAGCATAATCGAACAGCCTATGACATTGTAGCAGGAACCATTGTGGTAAAAAGAAATGGGGTCAGATGA